From one Thalassoroseus pseudoceratinae genomic stretch:
- a CDS encoding glycosyltransferase: MTSWEWGLVILLAVSAVQQAAATVLFWFRSRPRPTPQPEPSSLPPVAVLLPIRGIDDRLRETIRGLKNQDYPSVSVRIILDDPDGTAEPLLRDELQDAANFDIQPLVTRLTTCGLKNSAVLQAMETLPAECEVVAFIDSDVVPHETWLSELVAPLASDQADCTYGCRWYTVPDRRLGTVWRYVWCAASIVSSTVRNLPWGGSLAVRRAILDEPELRERWKHAGCEDLPLSSHLRRTKRKLQCVTRLVMVESSSCSLESYRTFVTRQMLWVRLYRPDAFWPASVIYVGTTISLWGLTIAAFLRMTQANWTILGQLLGVLAIYLGLAFGLLLLIEKRVRGLLAHRKTLARSFGIPSRLLMLAASWLTPELIFQAIVKRRIVWRGVTYDVRKPYGVQRLTRDANDTTEETTQPMMSR, from the coding sequence ATGACCTCCTGGGAATGGGGTTTGGTCATCCTGCTGGCGGTTTCGGCCGTTCAGCAGGCCGCCGCGACGGTGCTGTTTTGGTTCCGCTCGCGTCCTCGACCGACCCCGCAGCCAGAACCGAGTTCTCTGCCACCAGTCGCCGTCTTGCTGCCGATCCGCGGTATCGACGACCGATTACGGGAGACAATCCGTGGGTTGAAGAATCAAGATTATCCGTCGGTTTCCGTACGGATCATCTTGGACGATCCCGATGGAACTGCCGAACCACTTTTGCGAGATGAACTCCAAGACGCGGCGAACTTCGACATTCAACCGCTCGTCACGCGACTCACGACTTGCGGACTTAAGAACAGCGCGGTCTTGCAGGCGATGGAAACATTGCCCGCCGAGTGTGAAGTTGTCGCGTTCATTGATTCCGATGTCGTCCCGCATGAAACGTGGCTGAGCGAATTGGTCGCGCCGTTGGCAAGCGATCAGGCCGACTGCACGTACGGTTGCCGCTGGTACACAGTGCCCGATCGCCGATTGGGCACCGTATGGCGTTACGTGTGGTGTGCGGCGTCGATTGTGAGTAGCACCGTTCGCAACTTGCCGTGGGGTGGATCGCTAGCGGTTCGGCGGGCGATTCTCGATGAACCGGAACTCCGCGAGCGTTGGAAGCACGCCGGCTGCGAGGATTTGCCACTCAGTTCCCATCTCCGTCGAACGAAACGCAAACTGCAATGCGTCACCCGATTGGTGATGGTTGAGTCATCGAGTTGTTCGCTGGAGAGTTACCGCACGTTCGTCACGCGACAGATGTTGTGGGTTCGGTTGTACCGCCCCGATGCCTTTTGGCCTGCGAGCGTCATTTACGTGGGGACGACAATCAGCCTCTGGGGCCTCACCATCGCTGCATTCCTGCGAATGACGCAAGCCAACTGGACCATATTGGGGCAGCTTCTCGGTGTGCTGGCGATCTATCTGGGATTGGCGTTCGGCTTGTTGCTGCTGATCGAAAAGCGGGTTCGCGGTTTGCTTGCCCATCGCAAGACGCTCGCAAGATCGTTCGGAATTCCAAGCCGATTGCTGATGCTCGCGGCATCGTGGTTGACGCCCGAACTGATTTTTCAGGCCATCGTCAAACGACGGATCGTGTGGCGGGGCGTGACGTACGACGTTCGGAAACCGTATGGCGTGCAGCGACTGACTCGCGATGCCAACGACACGACCGAAGAAACGACGCAGCCGATGATGTCGCGGTGA